One region of Gemmatimonadaceae bacterium genomic DNA includes:
- a CDS encoding cupredoxin domain-containing protein, protein MRFLGLAVAAGAAIVLGACGGGEKAATDSAAAGASAAAAPVAEPAAPAAAGVMSPITGTTHEVKMRGDATGYRFEPAEITVKAGDGIKFTFIDGGPHNVAFDPALFPAAAKAQMMANMPEQVGELSGKMMMAAGESYTISLGGIPAGTYDFFCTPHLAMNMKGKIIVQ, encoded by the coding sequence ATGCGGTTTCTCGGATTAGCAGTAGCAGCGGGCGCGGCGATCGTGCTCGGCGCGTGTGGTGGTGGTGAAAAGGCCGCGACGGATTCGGCGGCAGCTGGCGCATCGGCGGCGGCGGCTCCTGTGGCCGAGCCGGCAGCCCCGGCAGCGGCAGGCGTGATGTCCCCGATCACGGGCACGACGCATGAAGTGAAGATGCGTGGTGACGCGACCGGTTATCGTTTCGAGCCAGCCGAGATTACGGTCAAGGCCGGCGACGGCATCAAGTTCACGTTCATTGATGGTGGCCCGCACAACGTCGCGTTCGATCCGGCACTGTTCCCGGCGGCCGCCAAGGCGCAGATGATGGCCAACATGCCCGAGCAGGTGGGTGAACTGTCCGGCAAGATGATGATGGCCGCTGGCGAATCGTACACGATCTCGCTGGGCGGTATCCCGGCTGGCACGTACGATTTCTTCTGCACGCCGCATCTGGCCATGAACATGAAGGGCAAGATCATCGTTCAGTAA